A window from Fragaria vesca subsp. vesca linkage group LG5, FraVesHawaii_1.0, whole genome shotgun sequence encodes these proteins:
- the LOC101300257 gene encoding LOW QUALITY PROTEIN: bidirectional sugar transporter N3-like (The sequence of the model RefSeq protein was modified relative to this genomic sequence to represent the inferred complete CDS: substituted 1 base at 1 genomic stop codon): protein MSMYNSQHHLAFIFVVIGDVISFMVYLAPVPTFYRIYKKKTTEGFQSLPYLVALFGSTLWLYYGIVKQNMVLLITINTFGSVMETLYIAMYIVYATNASRKLTIKLFGFMNLGLFSLIVVCISYAVHSEYRALVLGXINVAVTICASAAPLSIVAQVIRTGSVEFMPFTLSFFLTLSGVLWFSYGMLLKDIFIALPNGLGFVLGLLQMLFYAIYRNRKQVTVDQRNKLPAPEHVTDTVILSIATSEVQSVDAKQCYDYDGKDGSKESDGDEHEKCVVEMVDVDASGDLASL from the exons ATGAGCATGTACA ATAGCCAACATCATTTGGCGTTTATCTTTGTCGTCATAG GTGATGTGATCTCCTTTATGGTTTACCTAGCCCCAGT GCCAACATTTTACCGGATTTACAAAAAGAAAACGACTGAGGGTTTCCAATCGCTGCCCTATTTGGTAGCTCTGTTTGGTTCCACGCTTTGGCTCTACTATGGCATAGTAAAGCAAAATATGGTGCTTTTAATCACAATCAACACTTTCGGAAGTGTAATGGAGACTTTGTACATCGCCATGTACATTGTTTATGCAACAAACGCTTCAAGG AAATTAACTATCAAGTTATTCGGGTTTATGAACTTGGGACTCTTCTCCTTAATCGTTGTCTGTATAAGCTATGCAGTTCATAGTGAATACCGTGCGTTGGTTCTCGGATGAATCAATGTTGCCGTTACCATCTGTGCATCTGCAGCGCCCTTGAGTATTGTG GCACAGGTGATCCGCACAGGAAGTGTTGAGTTTATGCCGTTCACCTTATCATTCTTCCTTACCTTGAGTGGCGTGTTGTGGTTCTCTTATGGAATGCTCCTCAAAGATATATTCATAGCA CTTCCGAATGGGTTAGGTTTTGTCTTGGGTCTCCTTCAGATGCTGTTCTACGCCATATACAGAAACCGCAAGCAGGTCACAGTTGATCAGCGGAATAAGCTTCCTGCACCGGAGCACGTAACGGATACTGTGATTCTGAGTATAGCAACATCCGAAGTTCAATCGGTGGATGCTAAGCAGTGCTATGATTATGACGGGAAAGATGGAAGCAAGGAGAGTGATGGGGATGAACATGAGAAGTGCGTGGTGGAGATGGTGGATGTTGATGCTTCGGGTGATCTAGCTAGCCTTTAA
- the LOC101306628 gene encoding TVP38/TMEM64 family membrane protein slr0305-like, producing the protein MGKKWWAIGVAVAIVGTVREVSKQYGWDKDVLIKVFSELSDRLGIWAIPLYVAIHTLTLALCLPYAVFFEAAASMLFGFFPAVLCVFAAKLLGASLSFWIGRLIFKSSTSAMDWVQKNKYFAVLSRGVERDGWRFVLLARFSPMPSYIINYALAATKVRFLVDFLLPTVIGCMPMILQNTSIGSLAGAAVSSGAGSQKSKVWSYLFPLLGIISSILISLRIKKYSTEKLVTESSPIPSEHSQDSNNSNDSNNKDLKKGQ; encoded by the exons ATGGGGAAGAAATGGTGGGCGATCGGAGTGGCGGTGGCGATAGTGGGAACGGTGAGGGAAGTGAGCAAGCAATACGGTTGGGACAAGGACGTTTTGATCAAGGTCTTTTCTGAGTTGTCTGATCGGTTAGGGATATGGGCAATCCCTCTCTACGTTGCCATCCACACTCTCACTCTCGCTCTCTGTTTGCCCTACGCCGTCTTCTTCGAGGCCGCCGCTTCTATGCTCTTTGGGTTCTTCCCCGCCGTGCTCTGCGTCTTCGCTGCCAAGCTCCTCGGCGCTTCCCTCTCATTCTGGATCGGCAG GTTGATATTTAAGAGTTCAACTTCAGCAATGGATTGGGTACAAAAGAACAAGTATTTCGCTGTACTTTCCAGAGGAGTTGAGCGAGATGGTTGGAGATTTGTGCTTCTTGCCCGCTTCTCACCAATGCCTTCCTATATTATAAACTATGCCCTAGCTGCGACAAAAGTTCGGTTTCTTGTGGATTTCTTGCTTCCGACAGTTATTGGATGCATGCCGATGATTTTACAGAACACGTCGATTGGCAGCTTGGCTGGTGCTGCTGTTTCTTCAGGCGCTGGCTCCCAGAAATCTAAAGTTTGGTCTTACCTTTTCCCTTTGTTAGGAATTATATCGAGCATTCTTATTTCCTTGAGAATTAAGAAGTACTCTACTGAAAAATTAGTGACTGAATCCTCTCCCATCCCCAGCGAGCATTCGCAGGACTCTAATAACAGCAACGACTCAAATAACAAGGACCTGAAAAAGGGTCAATAG